From the genome of Deltaproteobacteria bacterium:
CGCCGTCATCCTCGACATCCTGAGGGAATCGCGCGAGCACCCCACCGCCGAGATCATCTACCGCGAGGCGCGCCGGGTGCTCCCCAACATCAGCCTGGGGACCGTCTACCGGAACCTGAACTTCCTGCGGGACCAGGGGACCGTCCGGGAGATCCGGCCCAGCGAAGGGGGCTCTTCCCGCTTCGACGGGGCGGACACCCCCCACGCGCACTTCCATTGCGTCCACTGCAGCGCGCTGCTCGACATCTCGCTGCCCCCGGCCCTCGAGAACCTCCGGTTCGAGGAGGAGGAGAGGATCTCGGCCGTTTCCCTCATCGACCTGCACGTCCTCGGCTCCTGCTCCGGGTGCGCGGAGGCGGCGGCGACCTGATCCGCAGTGGCTTGTTAAAGGAACGAAAAGGGGGCCTTTCGGCCCCCTTTTCGTTTCCGTGATTCCGACGGTGTCGCTTACGAGAGCTTGCGGCCCCCTTCGGCGGCCCACTTCTCCAGCATGTCGGTCGTGACCGACTTCGGAC
Proteins encoded in this window:
- a CDS encoding transcriptional repressor, with translation MKKTRNTRQRAVILDILRESREHPTAEIIYREARRVLPNISLGTVYRNLNFLRDQGTVREIRPSEGGSSRFDGADTPHAHFHCVHCSALLDISLPPALENLRFEEEERISAVSLIDLHVLGSCSGCAEAAAT